In Campylobacter massiliensis, the DNA window AAAAAGGCGGTTTAGATCAAACGAAAACGTCAGTAGCGCCGAGAGCAGGTAGAGTATCGCCAGATAGATGACGCCCGTTTTTAGGATCTTTTTATCTATCGTGAAAAATAGCTTGAGATCGACCTCCGTGCCCGCTAAAAACATGAGATAGAAAAAGCCTACTTCGCTCACGATTTTAAACATCTCGTTGTGCCCGATAAAGCCGAAATACCCCGCCATCGAACCCAAAATAATCTCCACGGGCGCGATAGGGATGCGTAAAATTTTAGAAAAATACGGCGACGTAAAGATGATAAAAGCTAGCGCGATGAGGATACCTAGTCCGTTTGCCTGCAAGAAAGTCCTTTGTAAATGGGGGATTATAGCCTAAGGTTTTTTATTCTTTGATAAATTTGACCCTCTGCGGCTTGTCTTTTTGCCCTATACTTCGTTACTTTTAAATTTGGCTCGGTCATTACCGACGAGGTAACTCCCGTCGCCAAATTTGAAAAGCGCCTTGTCTAGAGCAAAAATACTTTGCCTTGATTTTTCTTTAAACGGCTCGTCTCGCGAGCGCTTTTAAATGATTTCGTAAATTTCGCCCTGCGACAGACTATATGTCTAGTCTTGGGACGAAATTTACTTCAAAACATTTAAAATCATCTCACGATACTTCGCCTTATTGTTTTACGTTCAAATTTGAAGTCAAATTTACAAATTTTACCCACTGAGACCCGCATCCTAAAAATGCAAATTTAAAACACGCGACGCGATAGCGTCAAATCTAAATCTGCGCATAGCGCAGCAACTTCTCACGTCGTAGGGGATAGGGGATTGTTAAGGGGGAAGGGAGCGACCTCGTAATTCAAGCCCCTTCCCCCTTAACAAGAAAGATTAAATTTAATGCACAACATCAAATTTAACAAAACCAAATTTAGCACCTTAAAGGTGCGAGTCTAGGTGCGTAAAATTTAGAATTTCAGCGAATAGTGGTGCCTAGATAACAAAACCCGAGGCAAACAAAAACGCTAAAAAACACGTTTAAAAATGCGGCTAAATTTTGTCCCGAGCTCAAAAGGCGCACCGTCTCATAGCTAAACGTCGAAAACGTCGTAAAACCGCCGAGCGCGCCGACGACTAGAAAGAGCCTTAAATTTTCGCTCAAATTTAACGAGAGTAGTACGCCGATCAAAAAGCTACCAAGAGCATTGACGCAAAGAGTAGCAAGCGGAGAATCGGGGCAAAATTTAGCGACCGCGCCGCTCAAAACGGCTCTACAAACCGCCCCCAAAAATCCGCCGCACCCGATTAAGAGCAAATTTTGCATTAGTGGCAAAGCGTCGCAAAGCTAAATCCGCGCGCCTTAAACTCGGCGATATCGCGGCTGGCGACCTCGCCCTTGGTCGTGAGGTAGTCGCCGATAACGACGGCAGAGACACCGTGATCAAAAATTTCGTATTGGCGTTCGCCTAAAATTTTCTCGCGACCGCCTGCGATCATCACGCGAGCGTTAGGCAGCGCGGCAACGGTGTCGTCGATGATTTTTAGCGCCTCGTCCGCTGTCATAGGCGGCCGTTTGACGCGTAGCGCGTCATTTGGGATAAAGAAATTTATCGGGCTAGAAAACGGATCAAGCTCTTTTAGGCTAGCTTGCAGGCTCGCGCGGTCAGCCTCGCTCTCGCCAAGCCCGTAAATGCCGCCGGTGCAGAGCATTAGACCTGCTTCTTTGGCGTCGATGTTGGTCTGCCAGCGCTCGTCCCAGCTATGCGTCGAGCAAATTTGCGGGAAAAACTCGCGCGATGTCTCGAGGTTGTGGTTGTAGCTAAACACGCCCGCGCTTTTTAGCTCTTTTAGCTGCGGTAGCGTTGCCATGCCGTTGCAAGCGATCAGCATGAGGTTTGGGACTTCTTTATTTACGGCGCGCGCGAGGCGGGCGATCTCCTCGGTCTTTTTGTCCGTGAGTCTTGCGCCGCTGGTGACTAGGCAAAAGCCCAGCGCGTGGTTCGCCGCCGCGATCTTGGCCTCGGTGACTACTTGCTCGACGCTTTTCATTTTGTATTTTTCGATGCCGGCATTTATGCCCGCGCTTTGCATGCAGTAGCCGCAGTCTTCGGAGCAGTTGCCCGAACTGACCGAACAAATAGCACACAACATAATAGTTTTCATTAGATTATTCCTTTTTTAGCGGCTTGTCTCGCGAGCGCTTTTCCGAGATTTTGCAAAATTTTCGCTCCGCAGGCTATATGCCTAGCGCACGCTCAATTTTGCTTCAAAACTCGAAAAATCATCTCGCGATACTTCGCCTTGTCGTTTTTATGTTAAATTTAAAATTTCTGAGTTGCAATCGATAAGGCGGCGTATTTTTTGCGTTTAGACGAGGCGCTTTAAAATTTGGCGACGGGAGTTACCGTGCGGGTAATGACCGAGCCGAATTTTAAAGCAACGAAGTATAAACCAAAAAGACAAGCCGCCGCTATTGCTCCGCGATTTGTACCTTTTTCTTACACTTCACGCACTCGTGAAACGTCCCCTTTTTGAGCTCTTTTTTGATCATATCGCCGCCGCATTCGTCGCATTTTTTGGCGACTGGCTCGTAGTTTGAGACGAAGTCGCATTTTGGATAGTTTGCGCAGCCGTAAAATTTACCCCTGCGGCTGATGCGCTCGACGATATCGCCGCCGCATTTTGGACACGGTACGTCGATCTTTTTGAGCTCTTTTTTCGGTTTTGCCGCAGTTTCGCCTTCCTGCGCGCCTTGCTCAGCTTTTGCGATATTGCGCGAGTATTTGCATTTCGGGAAGTTTCCGCACGCGATAAACTCGCCGTAGCGTCCCTTTCGCAGCAGTAGTTCGCCGCCGCACTCGGGGCATTTTTCTCCGATCGGAGTGGCGACCTTTTGGCTTTTTATGCCCGTTTTGCCGGCCGAAATTTTATCCATAAACGGATGATAAAAATCGCTCAAAAGCTTTTGCCAGTCGGCTTTGTCTTCTGCGACGTGATCGAGCTTTTCTTCCATATTTGAGGTAAATTCGCTATCTACGATGTCGCTAAAATGCTCCTCCAAAACGCCCATCATCGTAAAGGCGATCTCGTTTGGCACGAGCTGTTTTTTCTCGACTTTGACGTAGTCGCGAGAGGTCAGCAGCGAGATGGTCGGCGCGTAGGTGCTAGGGCGCCCGATGCCTAGGCTTTCTAGCTTTTTAACGAGTCCGGCCTCCGAGTAGCGAGACGGCGGCTCAGTGAAGTGCTGCGAGCTTTTGATGCTTTGCAGACTCGTCTCGTCGCCGATTTTTAGATCGGGTAAAATTTTATCCTTATCCATATCGCCGTAAACGCGGTAAAAGCCGTCAAATAGCACCTTACGGCCGCTTATCTTAAACTCGCCCTTTTCGCCCGCGACGAATACGTTTTGCGTTTGGCTAATGCTAGCGCTCATCTGGCAGGCCAAAAAGCGGTTGTAGATGAGCGTGTAGAGGCGTAGCGCGTCTTTTTCGAGATATTGCGCGGCGATAGCGGGCGTGAAGCTGAGGTTCGTCGGGCGGATCGCCTCGTGGGCTTCTTGCGCACCTTTGCTCTTGGTTGCGTAAATTTTAGCCTTGGCAGGCAGGTAGCGTTCACCGTACTCTTTTTCGATCATCTCTCGCGCGGCTGCGACGGCTTCTTTGGCGAGATTTAGGCTGTCCGTTCTCATGTACGTTATCGCGCCCATGAAGCCCTGATGCGTCTGCACGCCTTCGTATAAATTTTGCGCGATCATCATCGTTTTTTTCGGGCTAAAGCCTAGGCGGTTGCTCGCGCTTTGTTGTAGCGTCGAGGTCATAAAAGGCGGCGCGGGCTCGGTTTTGCGCTCTTTGGCTTCGATCTCGCGGACGCTAAATTTATCGCTTTTTAGATTTTCCACGATAAATTTGGCTCTATCGCCGTTTGTTATCGTTAGCTTTTCTATCTTTTGCGCTTCAAATTTAACTAGCTCGGCGTCAAGGTCTTTTTTGAAAACAGCGTCGATACTGTGGTATTCGATCGGTTTAAAGTCGCGTATCTCGCGCTCTCTATCTACGATGATTTTTAGCGCGGCGCTTTGTACGCGTCCTGCGCTTAGCCCTTTTTGGATTTTTAAATTTAATAGCGGCGAAAGCTTGTAGCCCACGATTCGGTCCAGCAGGCGGCGTGCTTGCTGAGCGTTTACGCTATCCATATTTATTGTGCGCGGGTTTTTTAAAGCGGCTTCAATGGCGCTTTTGGTTATCTCGTGAAACACGATGCGAGGCAGGCTCTCGGGCTTTTTGCCGATAGCTGCGGCGATGTGGTAGGCGATGGCCTCTCCTTCGCGGTCCTCATCGGTCGCGAGGTAGATTTGATCGGCGCTTTTGGCTAGTTCTTTGATCTCTTTTACTATTGCGGAGTGATCGGCGCTTATTTTGTACTCGGGAGTAAATTTTTCGCCCTCGATCTTGATGCCAAATGCCGTCTTTGGCAGATCCCTGATATGGCCTTTTGATGCGATGACGTCGTAGTCGCTTCCGAGGAAATTTTTTATCGTTTTGGCTTTCGCGGGAGATTCCACGATGATTAAGCTTTTCATTAATATAGCCTTTTTATTTTTTTGCGGTAATTGTAGCAAAAATTTTGGCCTAAAAAGAAATTTGAAAATTTTTTCATTTACCCCTAAAGTTTTTTTGATTTCGTCCGATATAGTTTTCGTGCGACAAGAAGTCGTAACTAAACTTTAAAAGGATTTACAATGAGTTTTCGTATTAACACTAACGTAAACGCACTCAACACACACGCAAACGCAGTCGGTAATAACCGCAACCTTTCTCTTTCTTTGGGTAAACTTAGCTCAGGTTTGAGAATTCAAACAGCAGCGGACGACGCTTCCGGTCTATCTATCGCTGATAGCCTTCGCTCTCAAGCTTCTGCCCTTGGTCAAGCTATCGCTAACGGTAACGACGCTATCGGTATCATCCAAGTAGCCGACAAAGCTATGGATGAGCAGCTAAAAATTCTTGATACTATCAAGGTAAAAGCTACTCAATCAGCTCAAGATGGTCAAACTACTCAGTCTCGTCAAGCGCTTCAAGCAGACATCGTTCGTCTAATGGAAGAGCTAGACAACATCGGCAATACGACGTCTTTCAACGGTCAGCAGTTACTAAACGGAACGTTCTCTAATAAAGAGTTCCAAATCGGCGCTTATTCAAACCAAACAGTTAAGGCTTCTATCGGCGCTACAACGTCAGATAAGATCGGTCTAACAAGATTTGAGAGCTCAAAACTTTTAACTGGATTTGCTAAAGTTGATCTTAAGTTCTTAAATGTTGACGGAGTAAACGATGTTAAAGTAGCGCAAGCGACTGTTTCATCTGGTCTTGGTAACGGACTAGGAGCTTTGGCAGAAAATATCAACAAGGTTTCAGATAAGACCGGCGTTAGGGCTACGTTTGATGTTACTTGGGTAGCATCTAAAGCAATAAGCGGCGGTCTAGTTAAATCTCTTACTATCAACGGCGTTAAGATAGGCGACCTTGAAGTAAAAGCAAATGATTCAAACGGTGCTTTGGTAAACGCTATCAATGCCGTGAAAGATCAAACTGGAGTTGAAGCGTCAGTAAATACCGAAGGTAAAATGGTTTTAACAAGCAGACAAGGTCGTGCTATTGAGATCAAAGGTAAAGATATTAGTGCTGGTCTTGGCGGAAAAGGTGTTAAGGCGAACGGTTCTTCTTTAACTGCTGGCTTCGTTGGTAGATTAAATTTGGTTCGTCTAGACGGACGCGATATTAAGATGAGCGGTGCACTACTTTCTAAGGCATTTAGTGATAAAGGCGGTGCGCAACAATCTGTATCATTGAGAGATGTAAGAGGTCAAATAGATAAAAACTTGGCTACCGCTATGGGCTTCCAAAGAATGAGTAAAAATATAAGCTCTAACCAATCAGCAGGCGTTATGACTCTACGTGGCGCGATGGCTGTTATGGATATCGCTGAGTCAGCTCAAAAAACTCTTGATCAGATCCGCTCAGACCTAGGTTCTGTTCAAAATCAGCTTGTTGCAACCGTAAACAACATCACGGTTACTCAAGTAAACGTAAAATCAGCCGAATCTCAAATCAGAGACGTTGATTTTGCTGCCGAGTCGGCAAACTTCTCTAAGTTTAACATCCTTGCTCAGTCAGGAAGTTATGCTATGAGCCAAGCTAACTCTGTTCAGCAAAACGTTCTAAGACTACTTCAGTAGTATGAAACATTTCTAGTAAAGTAAGGTCGTTTTAGGCTTTACTAAACCATATATCTTGAGATTACTACAGTAGTCGAAAGTTTTCTATATGAGATAAATCTATCTCATATAGTTGTTTTTTGTTGAGTGTGCTTATAATACGCAAACAAAAGTCCTAGATTGTTTATTAATCTAGGACTTATTCTACTTTTACTATATTCGTTTTATTATTTCAAAAAATTTTTATTTAAAAACAAATTAACTAGCTCAATATTTTAAGCGTTTTAAGGCAAGTAATTAAACAAAGAGATGGTCAAATTTGGCTATAAGATTTTCTTGCCTCTCTGGAAATACAATAAAACAAACAAGTGCGACACGCAGGTTGCCGTGTCTAGAAAATCTTAAATGTAGTTTACCAAGAAAAGTCGCTACTAAAAAATTTAGTTACAAAGGTTTGCCTTTTTAGAGCCTAAAAAGACAATTTAAAATCTTCTTTAGCTTCCCCTATCTCATTTTTAGTTATGAGATTTCGTTTTTTTAATTCCCTAACCAAATTTTTAGATGCTTTTTTTGTAACTTCTATTTCGGCATTTAGTCCGCCTGCAGCTGAAAATAGCCAGTATTTATGCATTTCTATCCACTCGATCAATTTATTTACTTTTTGCATTACCGTATCGCTTGGAGCTACAGAAATTTTAGCAAGTTCTAGTTCTTGGTGATAAATAGATATGGACACGATATTTTCAATGAAAGGTTTAAATTTGGCTCTGGAGATAGTTTCTTTTGCTTTATCTATCTTGTTAGAAATTTCAACTAATTGTGGGAAAAGTTCCTTGGTTATTTTATTTTCGTCTCTTAGCTTTATAATCTCGTCTATTTTAGGCACGATATCTAAGAATACTGTTTCTATTATTCGCTTAGCCTCGCTCTCGATACTGAGCTTTTTTACTATAAATTTATATGCTTTTACTAGATTCTTATTAACATCATCATCTTTTACGGGTTTGATATGTGGTAGTTTTTTTGGTTTTTTGTTTTCACAAAGCTTCTTTAGCGTTTCTAAAAATGGCTTTTCTATGCTGCCTTCTATTCTTGCGCCGCCCTCGGTGCAGTTGTATGTCGTTATGTCCTTTTTATTTGATTGTTCGATGTCGGCTTCAAATTGATTTCTAAATTTATCCCAAATATATGTTGTTCGCACTTCGCCCTCTCCGCCATAGGCTTTGATATAGAGGTATTCGTCTGCTTGAGCAAATGCGTGTCCTGTTGCGTGAGACTTGCCGTCTGGGGCAAAGGCTAAGTCTTGTCCGATCAAAATAATGTTTTTATGCCCTAATACGTAAGCCAGCTGATAGGCTTGGTTTGCTGTAGAATGCCCAAGCCCTAAGTAGCCGTATTTTCTTAGCTTAAACGCCGTTTCGTTTTGTTGAGGCCTCATGGTGAGAACTAGACGGCGCGGTAGGATATTTTTTATAGTCTGTTTGTGGGTTAATGAAGCGACTATAAAATAAATATCTTCGTCAAATTTTTTGTTTTTATGTTTAAAAAAGCTAGACGTCGCCTCTACGCGTTCGATAGAAGTCACATAGTCTGGTTTAATTTTATGCTTTAGTAATATTGGGTAAGAGGCATCAAGACTGATAACGGTAACGTAAGGAGCAAATTTTTTGAGCGTATCAAGTTGCTTATCTAGACTAGGGCCTGTTGAGACGATTACTGCCGTATCCATTGATTTGTAGCGTTTTTTTACAAGATCTACATAGGAGTAGTTTGTGATCATCGTCGGCAAATTTTCTATATGCTGTCTAACGCCTATTAGATTATCGTCGATACTATTGCCGTGACCTGCAACCATTTGAGATATAGCCTTGGTAAATTCTTGATTTATTTTCATGCAATCTTCGCTAAAATCGTCGTAAAAATGCGAGTGTATATGGAGGTCATAAATTTTGGCGTATGACGCAAATTTGTGATTGCAGATCAGATAATAAAACTGCGTATATGTGGCAAATTCAGAGAAAAATAGCGTTAATCGCTCGCTCGCGAGTTCTTGCGATAAATCGACTAAATTTAGCGTTGCGTAAATGATTTCTATTTCAGGTTCGACGACGACGATTTTTTGATGGGTTTCGTTTTTTAAGAGCGCTTTATATAGTACCCCGTTGCCTAGTCCGTAAAAATACATAATTGGATAGCGTTTATACTCTTTTTCGACGGAGTCCAGTGTTTCTTGTACGTCTTTAACTGGATTTTCATAGACGTATTTTAGGGTTTTGTTATTTATGATATTTATATCGATGGGGTCTTTGCCGATAAAGATGTCATAATCCTTCATTTCTTCCATTCCCCAAAGGCGTGCGGCTAAAATTTCATCCTGCTGAAAGAGGGCATTAAGGTTGCGTTTAAAGACTGGATTTTGCGGTCCCTCCGTGTTTGTCATCTCTTGTTTTTTTACATCTTGTTTAGTTTTTTTTGTGCTTTGATGGTTTAAATTTAACTTTTTATCCGCTTCTTTTGCCATTTTCTCTCCTTTTTATAGATCTTTTTTTCTATTCTCTCGCTAAATTTTATCTCTCTTTTTGCTTTTTTGCCTAGTAATTCGGGTAAAAATTTAGGGTGTAAGCCGTACCCCGGGCGTACGCTTTTTACGTTTTTTTCACTAAAAATTTCGCCCTTTTTGATATCCGTGCAAGCGTAAAGCGAGCGGGAAAAGCGGCGATTTTGCACGGCTTTTTCGTCTAGCTCGTAGTTTACTTTACCAAGCAGCGCTTCGGCGTCTCGCACGGCTTTTACCATTTGGCTAAACTCCCGCTCGTCCAAGCTAAAGGCCTCATCGACGCTGCGAACGCTTTTATCTAAGATAAAGTGCTTTTCTACGATACGAGCGCCCAGGCTCATGGCGACTACGGGCGCCACGATGCCTAGCGTATGGTCTGAAAAGCCGACCTCTACGCCAAATTTACGCTTCATATCTGCTATCGTGCGTAGATTCATCCCGTCAAGCGGAGCGGGGTAACTAGACGTACATTTTAAAAGCGCGATCCGCTCGTTTCCCGCATCTTTGCAAATTTGCACGACGTCGGCGATTTCTTGCTCGGTCGCGATGCCCGTGGAGATTATGATCGGTTTGCCTTTGAGCGCGACGTACCGCACAAAATCATAGTCCGTCACCTCAAAACTTGCTATCTTGTAAGCGGGCGGGTTAAATTTCTCTAAAAAGTCCGCGTCGTCTCTGCAAAACGGGCTTGAAAAGCAGATGAGCCCTTCGTCCCGCGCCGCGGCAAAAAGCCGCTCGTGCCACTCGCGCGGCGTCAGAGCTTGCTTGTAGAGCTCATATAAATTCGCTCCGTCCCACAGCCCGCCTTTTATCATGAAATCCTCGCCGCGCGAATCTAGCGTGAGGCTATCTGGCGTGTATGTTTGTAGCTTTATGGCGTCGGCTCCCGCGCGTTTGGCTGCTTTTATCGTGTCAAGCGCCGTTTGCAGGCTGCCCGAGTGATTTGCCGAGAGTTCGGCGATGATAAAAACCTTTTTGTCCGTGTCGAAATTTGCTATTTTCATAAATTTTCCTAACTTTTAGCCATTATATCAAGTTTGCGTAAAGATAGCGACATATAGCTCATTTGCTCGTCGCGCCCGTAAATTTCAAAGCCGAATTTACGGTATAGCGCGATCGCTTTTTCGTTTTCGTTGTAGGCGCACGATTTTAGCTCGCCGACTTTAAGCGTTTTGGCGGCGTATTCTACGATTGTTTGCATTAGGATTTTGCCTTTGCCTTTTAGCTGGGGATTTGCGTAAATGCCAAATTCGCACGAGTCCGCCGCGATATCCACGAAATCGATCACGCCGATATAGTCGCTATCCTCTTTTACTAAAAAATATCTTTTTGTTTCGTCGTTTTTTAAATTTGAGATAAAGTTTCTGTGCTCTTGCTCGCTCACGCTTTTGTTTTTCATGTATTTTGCGACTCGCTCGTCGTTTCGCCAACGTAAAATCATCAAAATTTGCTCGTCCGTTAGATCGGTGAAATTTATAAGTTCAAGCATATTTCGTCCACCTCGTAGATCTCGCGCCCGTTTGCCGCTAGCCACTGCGCCATCTCGTTTTGATTATCCGCGACGCGCACGGCTTTAAATTTCGCGCCCAAAACCAGCGCTTCGTTTACGAGCGAGCTAGCCGAAATCACTAAAATTTCGCTTTCGTTCATCAGTCGCGCAACCTCGTTTGAGTTTATAAAAAGGCTAAAATTCGGCTCGCTATCCGCCAAATTTTGCAAATTTGCCAAATTTACGTTCGCGCTCGTCGTGATAGTGGCTACTTTTTTGTTTTTGGCGAGCAAATTTGAGGCGATTTTGGCGGTCAAATTTAGCGCGTCCGTGCCGCCTAGCGCGATGAAATAGTCGAATTTTTTCTCGCGTTTGATTTTTGCTTCGTCGTAAAACTCGCTCCTAACTAGCGGCGAAAAAACCAGCTCGCAGTTTGCGGGCACTAGATTTACGTATTTTTGGGGCTGGGCGTAGATATTTACGTTTAGCAAGTAGTCGCAAAA includes these proteins:
- the crcB gene encoding fluoride efflux transporter CrcB; translation: MQNLLLIGCGGFLGAVCRAVLSGAVAKFCPDSPLATLCVNALGSFLIGVLLSLNLSENLRLFLVVGALGGFTTFSTFSYETVRLLSSGQNLAAFLNVFFSVFVCLGFCYLGTTIR
- a CDS encoding biotin synthase, which translates into the protein MKTIMLCAICSVSSGNCSEDCGYCMQSAGINAGIEKYKMKSVEQVVTEAKIAAANHALGFCLVTSGARLTDKKTEEIARLARAVNKEVPNLMLIACNGMATLPQLKELKSAGVFSYNHNLETSREFFPQICSTHSWDERWQTNIDAKEAGLMLCTGGIYGLGESEADRASLQASLKELDPFSSPINFFIPNDALRVKRPPMTADEALKIIDDTVAALPNARVMIAGGREKILGERQYEIFDHGVSAVVIGDYLTTKGEVASRDIAEFKARGFSFATLCH
- the topA gene encoding type I DNA topoisomerase, whose translation is MKSLIIVESPAKAKTIKNFLGSDYDVIASKGHIRDLPKTAFGIKIEGEKFTPEYKISADHSAIVKEIKELAKSADQIYLATDEDREGEAIAYHIAAAIGKKPESLPRIVFHEITKSAIEAALKNPRTINMDSVNAQQARRLLDRIVGYKLSPLLNLKIQKGLSAGRVQSAALKIIVDREREIRDFKPIEYHSIDAVFKKDLDAELVKFEAQKIEKLTITNGDRAKFIVENLKSDKFSVREIEAKERKTEPAPPFMTSTLQQSASNRLGFSPKKTMMIAQNLYEGVQTHQGFMGAITYMRTDSLNLAKEAVAAAREMIEKEYGERYLPAKAKIYATKSKGAQEAHEAIRPTNLSFTPAIAAQYLEKDALRLYTLIYNRFLACQMSASISQTQNVFVAGEKGEFKISGRKVLFDGFYRVYGDMDKDKILPDLKIGDETSLQSIKSSQHFTEPPSRYSEAGLVKKLESLGIGRPSTYAPTISLLTSRDYVKVEKKQLVPNEIAFTMMGVLEEHFSDIVDSEFTSNMEEKLDHVAEDKADWQKLLSDFYHPFMDKISAGKTGIKSQKVATPIGEKCPECGGELLLRKGRYGEFIACGNFPKCKYSRNIAKAEQGAQEGETAAKPKKELKKIDVPCPKCGGDIVERISRRGKFYGCANYPKCDFVSNYEPVAKKCDECGGDMIKKELKKGTFHECVKCKKKVQIAEQ
- a CDS encoding flagellin B, producing MSFRINTNVNALNTHANAVGNNRNLSLSLGKLSSGLRIQTAADDASGLSIADSLRSQASALGQAIANGNDAIGIIQVADKAMDEQLKILDTIKVKATQSAQDGQTTQSRQALQADIVRLMEELDNIGNTTSFNGQQLLNGTFSNKEFQIGAYSNQTVKASIGATTSDKIGLTRFESSKLLTGFAKVDLKFLNVDGVNDVKVAQATVSSGLGNGLGALAENINKVSDKTGVRATFDVTWVASKAISGGLVKSLTINGVKIGDLEVKANDSNGALVNAINAVKDQTGVEASVNTEGKMVLTSRQGRAIEIKGKDISAGLGGKGVKANGSSLTAGFVGRLNLVRLDGRDIKMSGALLSKAFSDKGGAQQSVSLRDVRGQIDKNLATAMGFQRMSKNISSNQSAGVMTLRGAMAVMDIAESAQKTLDQIRSDLGSVQNQLVATVNNITVTQVNVKSAESQIRDVDFAAESANFSKFNILAQSGSYAMSQANSVQQNVLRLLQ
- a CDS encoding motility associated factor glycosyltransferase family protein, coding for MAKEADKKLNLNHQSTKKTKQDVKKQEMTNTEGPQNPVFKRNLNALFQQDEILAARLWGMEEMKDYDIFIGKDPIDINIINNKTLKYVYENPVKDVQETLDSVEKEYKRYPIMYFYGLGNGVLYKALLKNETHQKIVVVEPEIEIIYATLNLVDLSQELASERLTLFFSEFATYTQFYYLICNHKFASYAKIYDLHIHSHFYDDFSEDCMKINQEFTKAISQMVAGHGNSIDDNLIGVRQHIENLPTMITNYSYVDLVKKRYKSMDTAVIVSTGPSLDKQLDTLKKFAPYVTVISLDASYPILLKHKIKPDYVTSIERVEATSSFFKHKNKKFDEDIYFIVASLTHKQTIKNILPRRLVLTMRPQQNETAFKLRKYGYLGLGHSTANQAYQLAYVLGHKNIILIGQDLAFAPDGKSHATGHAFAQADEYLYIKAYGGEGEVRTTYIWDKFRNQFEADIEQSNKKDITTYNCTEGGARIEGSIEKPFLETLKKLCENKKPKKLPHIKPVKDDDVNKNLVKAYKFIVKKLSIESEAKRIIETVFLDIVPKIDEIIKLRDENKITKELFPQLVEISNKIDKAKETISRAKFKPFIENIVSISIYHQELELAKISVAPSDTVMQKVNKLIEWIEMHKYWLFSAAGGLNAEIEVTKKASKNLVRELKKRNLITKNEIGEAKEDFKLSF
- the pseI gene encoding pseudaminic acid synthase produces the protein MKIANFDTDKKVFIIAELSANHSGSLQTALDTIKAAKRAGADAIKLQTYTPDSLTLDSRGEDFMIKGGLWDGANLYELYKQALTPREWHERLFAAARDEGLICFSSPFCRDDADFLEKFNPPAYKIASFEVTDYDFVRYVALKGKPIIISTGIATEQEIADVVQICKDAGNERIALLKCTSSYPAPLDGMNLRTIADMKRKFGVEVGFSDHTLGIVAPVVAMSLGARIVEKHFILDKSVRSVDEAFSLDEREFSQMVKAVRDAEALLGKVNYELDEKAVQNRRFSRSLYACTDIKKGEIFSEKNVKSVRPGYGLHPKFLPELLGKKAKREIKFSERIEKKIYKKERKWQKKRIKS
- the pseH gene encoding UDP-4-amino-4,6-dideoxy-N-acetyl-beta-L-altrosamine N-acetyltransferase, yielding MLELINFTDLTDEQILMILRWRNDERVAKYMKNKSVSEQEHRNFISNLKNDETKRYFLVKEDSDYIGVIDFVDIAADSCEFGIYANPQLKGKGKILMQTIVEYAAKTLKVGELKSCAYNENEKAIALYRKFGFEIYGRDEQMSYMSLSLRKLDIMAKS
- the pseG gene encoding UDP-2,4-diacetamido-2,4,6-trideoxy-beta-L-altropyranose hydrolase, with amino-acid sequence MNFSEISNLKTLIRADSGSKIGHGHVRRDLILAQNFKDASFACIDMQGSLADEIPYPVFTLKSADIGELVNLIKQHKFELLVIDHYGISAADEKLIKEQTNIKILSFDDNYKEHFCDYLLNVNIYAQPQKYVNLVPANCELVFSPLVRSEFYDEAKIKREKKFDYFIALGGTDALNLTAKIASNLLAKNKKVATITTSANVNLANLQNLADSEPNFSLFINSNEVARLMNESEILVISASSLVNEALVLGAKFKAVRVADNQNEMAQWLAANGREIYEVDEICLNL